In one Cupriavidus taiwanensis genomic region, the following are encoded:
- a CDS encoding DUF3426 domain-containing protein produces the protein MAAVKLVTRCPACRTAFRLVADQLRLRQGLVRCGQCETVFDAREHLIEIPLPAGTSAVSAPAQKPAASATASTPATPAAPAPAAAEAATPPASAPALAGQMSAPKPAFTPTIDPGYDVPALDAPTMLMSSPEDTALPPQAGMDDAEIERALREANAAVADRDARDAQRQAADAVAEAAPVPAPAAKQPTPPAAWPALDHGALDSAAGTPAAPAPGAIPSASEFLRAASADTAPEPAPWPDHTPLPADTPSQPAWPASPDAAPAAGDEDQATAAAADTIASATGGAVAREQVTRRWVRAEAPAGPVFAPDFLRHAREREREREPRRPIAVPRAAWPALAVVLAIAALLQLVYLGRSQLAGHFPMLRPALEAACAPPGCTVPPWRDIDALRIETSQLQRQDEGGDTYLLAVTLRNQGRASTALPAIELVMTDLQDQLLLRRVLQPAEYLEPSQQAFAAQGLRAGMELPVRVRFRTQQAPANYRVLIFYP, from the coding sequence ATGGCCGCCGTCAAGCTAGTCACGCGCTGCCCGGCCTGCCGCACCGCCTTCCGGCTGGTCGCCGACCAGTTGCGGCTGCGCCAGGGGCTGGTGCGCTGCGGCCAGTGCGAAACGGTGTTCGACGCGCGCGAGCACCTGATCGAGATTCCCCTGCCGGCGGGCACCAGCGCGGTCAGCGCCCCGGCACAGAAGCCGGCTGCCTCTGCCACAGCTTCCACACCTGCCACACCTGCCGCGCCTGCCCCGGCGGCCGCTGAAGCCGCCACGCCGCCCGCATCGGCGCCAGCGCTAGCTGGGCAGATGTCCGCCCCGAAGCCCGCCTTCACCCCGACCATCGATCCCGGCTATGACGTGCCGGCGCTGGATGCGCCGACCATGCTGATGTCGTCGCCCGAGGACACGGCCTTGCCGCCGCAGGCCGGCATGGACGATGCCGAGATCGAGCGTGCGCTGCGCGAAGCCAACGCAGCCGTCGCCGACCGCGATGCGCGCGACGCGCAGCGCCAGGCAGCGGACGCGGTCGCCGAAGCGGCCCCGGTCCCGGCACCGGCCGCAAAGCAGCCCACGCCGCCAGCCGCGTGGCCGGCGCTCGATCACGGCGCGCTCGATAGCGCCGCCGGGACGCCTGCGGCGCCGGCCCCTGGCGCGATTCCCAGCGCGAGCGAATTCCTGCGCGCGGCATCGGCCGACACGGCACCCGAGCCCGCGCCGTGGCCGGATCACACGCCGCTCCCGGCTGACACCCCCTCGCAACCAGCTTGGCCGGCGTCCCCGGACGCGGCCCCCGCCGCCGGCGACGAGGACCAGGCGACCGCCGCCGCTGCCGACACCATCGCCAGCGCCACGGGCGGCGCCGTCGCGCGCGAGCAGGTGACCCGCCGCTGGGTCCGCGCCGAAGCGCCGGCCGGCCCGGTGTTTGCCCCTGACTTCCTGCGGCACGCGCGCGAGCGTGAACGCGAACGCGAGCCGCGCCGGCCCATCGCGGTGCCGCGCGCCGCGTGGCCCGCGCTGGCCGTGGTACTTGCCATCGCCGCGCTGTTGCAGCTGGTCTACCTGGGCCGCAGTCAATTGGCCGGGCACTTTCCGATGCTGCGCCCGGCACTCGAGGCGGCATGCGCGCCGCCGGGCTGCACGGTGCCGCCGTGGCGCGACATCGATGCGCTGCGCATCGAGACCTCGCAGCTGCAGCGCCAGGATGAAGGCGGCGACACCTACCTGCTGGCCGTCACGCTGCGCAACCAGGGCCGCGCCAGCACCGCGCTGCCGGCGATCGAGCTGGTCATGACCGACCTGCAGGACCAGCTGCTGCTGCGCCGGGTGCTGCAGCCTGCGGAATACCTGGAGCCATCGCAGCAGGCCTTTGCCGCGCAAGGGCTGCGCGCGGGCATGGAGCTGCCGGTTCGGGTACGATTCCGAACGCAGCAGGCGCCAGCCAACTATCGCGTGCTGATTTTTTACCCCTGA
- the tpx gene encoding thiol peroxidase — translation MSNVTLGGNAIEVAGKFPQAGDKAPAFSLVGKDLKDVTLGDFAGKRKVLNIVPSLDTPVCQASARKFNEAASGLANTVVLTISADLPFAMGRFCSAEGLANVVPLSTMRGAEFKGNYGVDIKTGPLAGVTARAVVVLDENDTVKYSQLVPEIKTEPDYDAALAALK, via the coding sequence ATGAGCAACGTCACCCTCGGCGGCAACGCCATCGAAGTCGCAGGCAAGTTCCCGCAAGCCGGCGACAAGGCCCCGGCCTTCTCGCTGGTCGGCAAGGACCTGAAGGACGTCACGCTGGGCGACTTCGCCGGCAAGCGCAAGGTGCTGAACATCGTCCCGAGCCTGGATACGCCGGTGTGCCAGGCCTCCGCGCGCAAGTTCAATGAAGCCGCCAGCGGCCTGGCCAACACCGTGGTGCTGACCATCTCCGCCGACCTGCCGTTCGCCATGGGTCGCTTCTGCAGCGCCGAAGGCCTGGCCAACGTGGTGCCGCTGTCGACCATGCGCGGCGCCGAGTTCAAGGGCAACTACGGCGTCGACATCAAGACCGGGCCGCTCGCCGGCGTGACCGCGCGCGCCGTGGTGGTGCTGGACGAGAACGACACCGTCAAGTACAGCCAGCTGGTGCCGGAAATCAAGACCGAGCCCGACTACGACGCCGCCCTGGCCGCGCTGAAGTAA
- a CDS encoding carbohydrate kinase family protein has protein sequence MASLICGSVAYDTIMTFDGRFREHILPDQIHMLNVSFLVPGMRREFGGCAGNIAYTLKMLGGDPVVMATVGSDAEPYLEYLRKLEIPTGHIRVLPETFTAQAMITTDLDNNQITAFHPGAMSQSQLNQVKDALGGAQAPSLGIVAPDSREGMLHHARQFAEAGVPFIFDLGQAMPLFNGDDLREFVELASYVTVNDYEAQVLLSRTAWTSAEVAAKVRAFIVTHGERGASIFADGRQYAIPAVAAERIVDPTGCGDAFRGGLLFGIENGLDWETTGRLASLMGSVKIAQQGPQNHWLSREEIGNRFQSAFGYRYA, from the coding sequence ATGGCCAGCCTGATCTGCGGCTCCGTCGCCTACGACACCATCATGACGTTCGACGGACGCTTCCGCGAACACATCCTGCCGGACCAGATCCACATGCTGAACGTCTCGTTCCTGGTGCCCGGCATGCGCCGCGAGTTCGGCGGATGCGCCGGCAATATCGCCTATACGCTGAAGATGCTGGGCGGCGATCCGGTGGTGATGGCCACCGTCGGCAGCGACGCCGAGCCCTACCTGGAATACCTGCGCAAGCTGGAGATCCCCACCGGCCATATCCGCGTGCTGCCGGAGACCTTCACCGCGCAGGCCATGATCACCACCGACCTGGACAACAACCAGATCACCGCCTTCCACCCTGGCGCAATGAGCCAGTCGCAGCTCAACCAGGTCAAGGACGCGCTGGGCGGCGCCCAGGCGCCGAGCCTGGGCATCGTCGCGCCCGACAGCCGCGAAGGGATGCTGCACCACGCGCGCCAGTTCGCCGAAGCCGGCGTGCCGTTCATCTTTGACCTGGGCCAGGCCATGCCGCTGTTCAACGGCGACGACCTGCGGGAGTTCGTCGAACTCGCCAGTTACGTGACAGTCAATGACTACGAAGCGCAGGTCCTGCTGTCGCGCACCGCGTGGACCAGCGCCGAGGTTGCCGCCAAGGTCCGTGCCTTCATCGTCACGCACGGCGAGCGCGGCGCCAGCATTTTTGCCGATGGCCGCCAGTACGCGATCCCGGCCGTTGCGGCCGAGCGCATCGTCGACCCGACCGGCTGTGGCGACGCCTTCCGCGGCGGCCTGCTCTTCGGCATTGAAAACGGATTAGACTGGGAAACGACCGGCCGCCTGGCATCGCTGATGGGGTCGGTCAAGATCGCGCAGCAGGGTCCGCAGAACCACTGGTTATCGCGCGAGGAAATCGGCAACCGGTTCCAGTCCGCATTCGGGTACCGCTACGCCTGA
- a CDS encoding histone H1-like DNA-binding protein, protein MATAAKKKPAAKKAAKPAAKKAAVKKVAAKKAAPAAKKAAAKKAPAKKAAVKKVAAKKAAPAKKAAAKKAAPAKKAAVKKVAAKKAAPAKKAAAKKAPAKKAAVKKVAAKKAAPAKKAAAKKAPAKKAAAKKAAPAKKAAAKKPAAKKAAAKKPAAKKAAAKPAAAPAVAPASAAKTALNPAAAWPFPTGNRP, encoded by the coding sequence ATGGCAACTGCTGCAAAGAAAAAGCCGGCGGCTAAGAAGGCCGCCAAGCCGGCCGCCAAGAAGGCTGCTGTGAAGAAGGTCGCCGCCAAGAAGGCTGCACCGGCCGCCAAGAAGGCAGCCGCCAAGAAGGCACCGGCCAAGAAGGCCGCGGTGAAGAAGGTCGCCGCCAAGAAGGCCGCACCGGCCAAGAAGGCAGCCGCCAAGAAGGCCGCACCGGCCAAGAAGGCCGCGGTGAAGAAGGTCGCCGCCAAGAAGGCCGCACCGGCCAAGAAGGCAGCCGCCAAGAAGGCACCGGCCAAGAAGGCCGCAGTGAAGAAGGTCGCCGCCAAGAAGGCCGCACCGGCCAAGAAGGCTGCTGCCAAGAAGGCGCCTGCCAAGAAGGCCGCTGCCAAGAAGGCTGCACCGGCCAAGAAGGCTGCTGCGAAGAAGCCGGCCGCCAAGAAGGCTGCTGCGAAGAAGCCGGCTGCCAAGAAGGCTGCCGCCAAGCCTGCCGCGGCCCCTGCGGTTGCTCCCGCTTCGGCTGCCAAGACCGCGCTGAACCCGGCCGCTGCCTGGCCGTTCCCGACGGGCAACCGTCCGTAA
- a CDS encoding DUF2147 domain-containing protein: protein MRSPSLIASTVRAAVLAATLLASAAALAQATPSGTWKTIDDNTGKPRGLVEITEKNGVYSGRLLKSFVDSDGKPRVCDKCTDARKDQPLIGMTILSGLRKTGDNEWSGGEILDPENGKVYKSKMSLAEDGNKLNVRGFIGISLIGRTQTWEREH from the coding sequence ATGCGCAGCCCTTCCCTCATTGCTTCCACGGTACGCGCCGCGGTGCTGGCCGCCACCCTGCTCGCCAGCGCCGCGGCGCTGGCGCAGGCCACGCCGAGCGGCACGTGGAAGACCATCGACGACAACACCGGCAAGCCGCGCGGACTGGTGGAGATCACCGAGAAGAACGGCGTCTACAGCGGACGCCTGCTCAAGAGCTTCGTCGACAGCGACGGCAAGCCGCGGGTCTGTGACAAGTGCACCGATGCACGCAAGGACCAGCCGCTGATCGGCATGACCATCCTGTCCGGCCTGCGCAAGACCGGCGACAACGAGTGGAGCGGCGGCGAGATCCTGGATCCGGAGAACGGCAAGGTCTACAAGAGCAAGATGTCGCTGGCCGAGGATGGCAACAAGCTCAACGTGCGCGGCTTCATCGGCATCAGCCTGATCGGACGCACCCAGACCTGGGAGCGCGAGCACTGA
- a CDS encoding TonB-dependent receptor, whose amino-acid sequence MRIKLHPICAAVAGSFVFQPMLVWAQSAPATPAQLPEVTVKADVSRELGEGYNPPNAVSATKTEAPLRDVPQTVNVVTAEVMRDQHATSMQDALKNVPGVSFSHGDGQRDQVSIRGFTAIADQFVDGIRDDALYFRDMSNVDRVEVIKGPAAVLYGRGSSGGLINRVTKKPGIDVTDFALSYGMWADRRAEADVGRVFADGAAAFRVTGAVEKANSYRSQQFLDRAAIAPSLELRVAPETTVLFQADYLEDRRVTDFGIPAYRGRPVDVPASRYYGAANARDADYSQSRVFSGTATINHRFNENWSIRNATRYYHYSLDRNNTLTAAVNEATQQLTMNHGNVRREEHGWFNQTDLIQKATIFGTKHEILYGMEIGQQNKDQINNTKPVPGTFDLFNPVLPVLPRLAPGTPTTSNLGIFDTLAFYTQDMITFSEQWKALVGVRYDNFQQETKNRIAGQRDLSRTDTAWSPRAGLVWQPSKTQSYYVSWSKSFQPSGEAFAVAANNADLGPESTRNTEVGAKYDWLNGKASTTISVFRLERNNMKVQNAAGNAILPIGTQRTDGVELSGAAELPQGWRVLAGYAYLDARVTNSTQIDAGQPVQGKRATITPMHSGNVWLTKDLGHGFGVGAGLNLVGKRFANPGNTVTLPGYVTADAMAWYRRGAFEAQLNVYNLFDKGYIVSAHGTNPNLNMPGAPRSVMATLRYRM is encoded by the coding sequence ATGAGAATAAAACTTCACCCGATTTGTGCCGCGGTGGCGGGGAGCTTCGTTTTTCAACCGATGCTGGTGTGGGCGCAGTCCGCACCGGCGACGCCGGCGCAGTTGCCGGAGGTCACCGTCAAGGCGGATGTCAGCCGCGAGCTGGGGGAGGGCTACAACCCGCCCAATGCGGTCAGCGCGACCAAGACCGAAGCGCCGCTACGCGATGTCCCCCAGACCGTCAACGTGGTCACCGCCGAGGTGATGCGCGACCAGCACGCCACCTCGATGCAGGACGCGCTGAAGAACGTGCCGGGCGTGTCGTTCTCGCACGGCGACGGCCAGCGCGACCAGGTCTCGATCCGCGGCTTCACCGCCATCGCCGACCAGTTCGTCGACGGCATCCGCGACGACGCGCTGTACTTCCGCGACATGTCCAACGTCGACCGCGTCGAAGTCATCAAGGGACCGGCCGCGGTGCTGTACGGGCGCGGCTCGTCGGGTGGCCTGATCAACCGCGTGACCAAGAAGCCGGGCATCGACGTCACCGACTTCGCGCTCAGCTACGGCATGTGGGCCGACCGCCGCGCCGAGGCCGACGTGGGCCGAGTGTTCGCCGACGGCGCCGCGGCGTTCCGGGTGACCGGCGCGGTGGAGAAGGCCAACAGCTACCGCTCGCAGCAATTCCTGGACCGGGCGGCGATCGCGCCGTCGCTGGAGTTGCGCGTGGCGCCCGAGACCACCGTGCTGTTCCAGGCCGACTACCTGGAAGACCGCCGCGTCACCGATTTCGGCATCCCGGCGTACCGCGGGCGGCCGGTGGACGTGCCCGCGTCGCGCTACTACGGCGCGGCCAATGCGCGCGATGCGGACTACTCGCAGTCGCGTGTGTTCTCCGGCACCGCCACGATCAACCATCGCTTCAATGAGAACTGGTCGATCCGCAATGCCACGCGGTATTACCACTACTCGCTCGATCGCAACAACACGCTGACCGCCGCGGTCAACGAAGCGACGCAACAGCTGACCATGAACCACGGCAATGTCCGCCGTGAGGAACATGGCTGGTTCAACCAGACCGACCTGATCCAGAAGGCGACGATCTTCGGCACCAAGCACGAGATCCTGTACGGCATGGAGATCGGTCAGCAGAACAAGGACCAGATCAACAACACCAAGCCGGTGCCGGGCACCTTCGACCTGTTCAACCCGGTGCTGCCGGTGCTGCCGCGCCTGGCGCCGGGCACCCCGACCACCTCGAACCTGGGCATCTTCGACACGCTGGCGTTCTACACCCAGGACATGATCACCTTCAGCGAGCAGTGGAAGGCGCTGGTCGGGGTGCGCTACGACAACTTCCAGCAGGAGACCAAGAACCGCATCGCCGGCCAGCGCGACCTGTCTCGCACCGACACTGCCTGGAGCCCGCGTGCCGGCCTTGTGTGGCAGCCGAGCAAGACGCAGTCGTACTATGTGTCGTGGAGCAAGTCGTTCCAGCCGTCCGGCGAAGCGTTCGCTGTGGCGGCCAACAATGCGGATCTCGGTCCGGAGAGCACCCGGAATACGGAAGTCGGCGCTAAGTACGATTGGCTGAACGGCAAGGCCAGCACGACGATCTCGGTGTTTCGCCTGGAGCGGAACAACATGAAGGTGCAGAACGCCGCCGGCAATGCCATCCTTCCGATCGGCACGCAGCGGACCGATGGCGTGGAACTGTCCGGTGCGGCGGAACTGCCGCAAGGTTGGCGTGTACTGGCTGGCTATGCTTACCTTGACGCCCGGGTCACTAACTCTACCCAGATCGATGCTGGACAACCGGTTCAGGGCAAGCGCGCGACGATTACGCCGATGCACAGCGGCAACGTCTGGCTGACCAAGGATCTGGGCCACGGCTTCGGTGTGGGTGCCGGTCTGAACCTGGTCGGCAAGCGCTTCGCGAATCCGGGCAACACCGTGACCCTGCCCGGCTATGTCACCGCCGACGCGATGGCCTGGTACCGCCGCGGCGCCTTCGAGGCCCAGCTGAACGTGTACAACCTGTTCGACAAGGGCTACATCGTCTCGGCGCACGGCACCAACCCCAACCTGAACATGCCGGGCGCTCCGCGCAGCGTCATGGCAACCCTGCGCTACCGCATGTAA
- a CDS encoding LysR family transcriptional regulator encodes MRGFDTDQLRTFVTVADSGSLSAAAPRLFLSQSSVSEQLRKLEERAGVPLLTRGRHGAQPTPAGQRLLAHARRILALNELALQELRGHALEGELRLAVTDYFRPGEIAGMLRRLRERYPYLRLHVTVMKSAAIDAAAGRDTFDIGLSMRLPGTRGPAARGTVLRREPLAWVAAPTEADSLPATVPLVLLPDTCSLHQYVVQRLLRKRVPFEIAHSASGVAGLHLALAAGLGVSCLNASAIGPGVAPLDAATVARLGLPRLPEAEFFLLPARRGESAFIAQARDALAAQLA; translated from the coding sequence ATGCGTGGCTTCGACACCGACCAGTTGCGCACCTTCGTGACGGTTGCCGACAGCGGCAGCCTGTCGGCCGCGGCGCCCAGGCTGTTCCTGTCGCAGTCGTCTGTCAGCGAGCAGCTGCGCAAGCTGGAAGAGCGCGCCGGCGTGCCGCTGCTGACGCGCGGCCGCCACGGCGCGCAGCCGACGCCGGCCGGGCAGCGGCTGCTGGCGCACGCGCGGCGCATCCTGGCGCTGAACGAGCTGGCCTTGCAGGAGTTGCGCGGCCACGCGCTGGAAGGCGAACTGCGCCTGGCGGTGACCGACTATTTCCGCCCCGGCGAGATTGCCGGCATGCTGCGGCGCCTGCGCGAGCGCTATCCGTACCTGCGCCTGCACGTGACGGTGATGAAGAGCGCGGCGATCGACGCCGCCGCCGGGCGCGACACCTTCGATATCGGCCTCAGCATGCGCCTGCCGGGCACGCGCGGGCCGGCCGCGCGCGGCACGGTGCTGCGGCGCGAGCCGCTCGCCTGGGTCGCCGCGCCGACAGAAGCCGACAGCCTGCCCGCGACCGTGCCGCTGGTGCTGCTGCCCGATACCTGCTCGCTGCACCAGTACGTGGTGCAGCGGCTGCTGCGCAAGCGGGTGCCGTTCGAGATCGCGCACTCTGCCTCCGGGGTGGCGGGGTTGCACCTGGCGCTGGCAGCGGGGCTGGGCGTGTCGTGCCTGAACGCATCGGCGATCGGGCCGGGCGTGGCGCCGCTGGACGCCGCCACGGTTGCGCGGCTGGGATTGCCGCGGCTGCCCGAGGCGGAATTCTTCCTGCTGCCAGCGCGGCGGGGGGAGTCGGCCTTCATTGCGCAAGCGCGCGATGCGCTGGCTGCACAACTGGCCTAG
- a CDS encoding tautomerase family protein encodes MPHIVLHLSGHPDADLTRRSARAIADLTERVLGKARDVIAVTVQYIPHDHWIIADAPLSEHGCNAFHLDISVTDETNTKAEKAQFIAAVFETMSGLLGKLHPVSYVHVIDARAAAYGYGGRTQEYRHQHR; translated from the coding sequence ATGCCCCACATCGTCCTGCACCTGTCCGGCCACCCCGATGCCGACCTCACCCGCCGCAGCGCCAGGGCCATTGCCGACCTGACCGAGCGCGTGCTCGGCAAAGCGCGCGACGTGATCGCCGTGACGGTCCAGTACATCCCGCACGACCACTGGATCATCGCCGACGCGCCGCTGTCCGAGCATGGCTGCAACGCCTTCCACCTGGATATCAGCGTGACCGACGAAACCAACACCAAGGCGGAGAAGGCGCAGTTCATCGCGGCCGTGTTCGAGACCATGTCCGGCCTGCTCGGCAAGCTGCATCCGGTCTCCTACGTCCACGTGATCGACGCCCGTGCCGCGGCGTATGGCTACGGCGGGCGCACGCAGGAGTATCGCCACCAGCACCGGTGA
- a CDS encoding GntP family permease, whose product MSFLIVLAALAFLMFAAYRGYSVILFAPIAALAAVLLTDPSAVAPVFSGIFMEKMVGFVKLYFPVFLLGAVFGKVVELSGFSESIVAAAIRYIGRSRANAVIVTVCALLTYGGVSLFVVVFAVYPFAAELYRQSNIPKRLMPGAIALGAFSFTMDSLPGTAQIQNIIPTNFFNTTSWAAPVLGVAGSLFILVVGLSYLEWRRRAAAARGEGYGTNLRNEPERSQAGKLPHPLLALLPLVVVGVANFWLTRMIPLWYGEASSVALPGLASPVETRIASVTAIWAVEGALLLGIAVVLVTAFGALRERFAEGTKGAVGGALLASMNTASEYGFGGVIAALPGFLVVSDALRAIPNPLVNAAVSVSTLAGITGSASGGMSIALAAMSQTFIAGAQAMQIPLEVLHRVVSMASGGMDTLPHNGAVITLLAVTGLTHRESYRDIFAVTLIKTGAVFFVIALYFLTGLV is encoded by the coding sequence ATGTCGTTCCTGATCGTACTGGCAGCCCTTGCCTTTCTGATGTTCGCCGCCTATCGCGGCTACAGCGTGATCCTGTTCGCGCCGATCGCCGCGCTGGCCGCGGTGCTGCTGACCGACCCGTCGGCGGTGGCGCCGGTGTTCAGCGGCATCTTCATGGAGAAGATGGTCGGCTTCGTGAAGCTGTATTTCCCCGTGTTCTTATTGGGCGCGGTGTTCGGCAAGGTGGTCGAGCTGTCGGGCTTTTCCGAGTCCATCGTCGCCGCGGCGATCCGCTATATCGGGCGGTCGCGCGCCAACGCGGTGATCGTCACGGTGTGCGCGCTGCTGACCTACGGCGGCGTGTCGCTGTTCGTGGTGGTGTTCGCGGTCTACCCGTTCGCCGCCGAACTGTATCGCCAGAGCAACATCCCGAAGCGGCTGATGCCGGGCGCGATCGCGCTGGGCGCGTTCTCGTTCACCATGGATTCGCTGCCGGGCACCGCCCAGATCCAGAACATCATCCCCACCAACTTCTTCAACACCACCTCGTGGGCAGCGCCGGTGCTGGGCGTGGCCGGCTCGCTCTTTATCCTGGTGGTGGGCCTGAGCTACCTGGAATGGCGCCGCCGCGCCGCCGCCGCGCGCGGCGAGGGCTACGGCACCAACCTGCGCAACGAGCCCGAGCGCAGCCAGGCCGGCAAGCTGCCGCATCCGCTGCTGGCGCTGCTGCCGCTGGTGGTGGTGGGTGTGGCCAACTTCTGGCTGACGCGGATGATTCCGCTGTGGTACGGCGAAGCCAGCAGCGTGGCGCTGCCCGGGCTGGCCAGTCCGGTGGAAACCAGGATCGCCAGCGTCACCGCGATCTGGGCGGTGGAAGGCGCGTTGCTGCTGGGCATCGCGGTGGTGCTGGTGACCGCCTTCGGCGCCCTGCGCGAGCGCTTTGCCGAGGGCACCAAGGGCGCGGTCGGCGGCGCCCTGCTGGCGTCGATGAACACCGCGTCGGAATACGGCTTCGGCGGCGTCATCGCGGCGCTGCCGGGCTTCCTGGTGGTCAGCGACGCGCTGCGCGCCATTCCCAACCCGCTGGTCAATGCCGCGGTCTCGGTCAGCACGCTGGCCGGCATCACCGGCTCGGCCTCCGGTGGCATGAGCATTGCGCTGGCGGCGATGTCGCAGACCTTCATCGCCGGCGCGCAGGCCATGCAGATTCCGCTGGAGGTGCTGCACCGCGTGGTGTCGATGGCCAGCGGCGGCATGGACACCCTGCCGCACAACGGTGCCGTGATCACGCTGCTGGCGGTGACCGGCCTGACCCACCGCGAGTCCTACCGCGATATCTTCGCGGTCACGCTGATCAAGACCGGCGCGGTGTTCTTCGTCATTGCGCTGTATTTTCTGACCGGACTGGTCTGA
- a CDS encoding aldo/keto reductase, with translation MKQVTLPDGERIPALGMGTWNMGESPAARAEEIATLRLGLDLGLRLIDTAEMYGEGQSEAMIGEAIASRRDQAFLVSKVYPFNASRRGTVQACERSLKRLGTDRIDLYLLHWRGGVPLEETVQAMEALQRDGKIRHWGVSNLDLSDMQELWDAPGGSRVATNQLLYNLGRRGIEWDLLPWLRQRGVPVMAYSPIEQSRLLGHPGLKRFARDHGMSAAQAALAWLLAQEGVIAIPKTGRRERLQENLAALSQILSPAQLAELDRIFPPPDGPGPLEML, from the coding sequence ATGAAGCAAGTCACCCTGCCCGACGGCGAGCGCATCCCGGCGCTCGGCATGGGCACCTGGAATATGGGCGAGTCGCCCGCCGCGCGCGCCGAGGAAATTGCCACGCTGCGCCTGGGGCTGGACCTGGGCCTGCGCCTGATCGACACCGCCGAGATGTACGGCGAGGGCCAGTCCGAGGCCATGATCGGCGAGGCCATCGCCAGCCGCCGCGACCAGGCCTTCCTGGTCAGCAAGGTCTACCCGTTCAACGCCAGCCGGCGCGGCACGGTGCAGGCCTGCGAGCGCAGCCTGAAGCGGCTGGGCACCGACCGCATCGACCTCTACCTGCTGCACTGGCGCGGCGGCGTGCCGCTGGAAGAGACCGTGCAGGCCATGGAGGCGCTGCAGCGCGACGGCAAGATCCGCCACTGGGGCGTCAGCAACCTGGACCTGTCCGATATGCAGGAATTGTGGGACGCACCGGGCGGCAGCCGCGTCGCCACCAACCAGCTGCTGTACAACCTGGGCCGGCGCGGCATCGAGTGGGACCTGTTGCCGTGGCTGCGCCAGCGCGGCGTGCCGGTGATGGCCTATTCCCCGATCGAGCAGTCGCGCCTGCTGGGGCATCCCGGTCTCAAGCGCTTCGCGCGCGACCACGGCATGAGCGCGGCGCAGGCGGCGCTGGCCTGGCTGCTGGCGCAGGAGGGCGTCATCGCCATCCCCAAGACCGGCCGGCGCGAACGCCTGCAGGAAAACCTGGCGGCGCTGTCGCAGATCCTGTCGCCGGCCCAGCTGGCCGAGCTCGACCGCATCTTCCCGCCGCCAGACGGTCCCGGGCCGCTGGAAATGCTCTGA
- a CDS encoding BPSL1445 family SYLF domain-containing lipoprotein — MKRRTFLTGSAGLALGTLATGACTTTKPEAPSDKSARRREIDSGVDGTLSRLYSSVNGSRELGNRARGILVFPKTLSAGFIVGGEYGDGALRSGGATRGYYRLVSGSVGWQIGAQSKSVILMFMTQDAYDKFVRSSGWTVGVDATVALATIGANGVLDTNTAQQPIVGFVLTNAGLMAGLSFEGSKITRLDL; from the coding sequence ATGAAACGTCGAACCTTCCTTACGGGCAGCGCGGGTCTGGCTCTCGGCACCCTGGCTACCGGCGCCTGCACCACCACCAAGCCCGAGGCGCCGAGCGACAAGTCGGCGCGCCGGCGCGAAATCGACTCGGGCGTGGATGGCACGCTGTCGCGCCTGTATAGCTCCGTCAACGGCTCGCGCGAGCTGGGCAACCGCGCGCGCGGCATCCTGGTGTTTCCCAAGACCCTGTCGGCGGGCTTCATCGTCGGCGGCGAGTATGGCGACGGCGCGCTGCGCTCTGGTGGCGCCACGCGCGGCTATTACCGGCTGGTCTCGGGCTCGGTAGGCTGGCAGATCGGGGCGCAGTCCAAGTCGGTGATCCTGATGTTCATGACGCAGGACGCCTACGACAAGTTCGTGCGCAGCAGCGGCTGGACCGTGGGCGTGGATGCCACCGTCGCGCTTGCCACGATTGGCGCAAACGGCGTGCTCGACACCAACACCGCCCAGCAGCCCATCGTCGGCTTCGTGCTGACCAATGCCGGCCTGATGGCCGGGCTCAGCTTCGAGGGCAGCAAGATCACCCGGCTCGACCTGTAG
- a CDS encoding thioesterase family protein, translated as MARLKLDLPADQLCYATHLTVRVTDINSANHLANDSMISMISEARARFLFELGSDDVRAEGVGIIVTDLATMYRNEAHARDQLLFEVGVMDFNKYGGDIIFRITRPADGALIAMAKSGFVFFDYVARRVVAMPAGFAGRFPKVNWVE; from the coding sequence ATGGCCCGCCTCAAACTCGACCTGCCCGCCGACCAGCTTTGCTACGCCACGCACCTCACTGTGCGCGTGACGGACATCAATTCGGCCAACCACCTTGCCAATGATTCGATGATCTCAATGATTTCGGAGGCGCGGGCGCGGTTCCTGTTTGAGTTGGGCAGCGACGATGTGCGCGCGGAAGGGGTCGGCATCATCGTCACCGACCTGGCGACGATGTACCGCAACGAGGCCCATGCGCGCGACCAGCTGCTGTTCGAGGTGGGCGTGATGGATTTCAACAAGTACGGCGGCGACATCATCTTCCGCATCACGCGGCCGGCCGATGGCGCGCTGATCGCGATGGCCAAGTCGGGCTTCGTCTTCTTCGACTACGTGGCCAGGCGGGTGGTGGCGATGCCGGCGGGATTCGCCGGGCGCTTCCCGAAGGTGAACTGGGTGGAATAG